In Sciurus carolinensis chromosome 13, mSciCar1.2, whole genome shotgun sequence, a genomic segment contains:
- the Ino80b gene encoding INO80 complex subunit B has translation MSACFPTISRLFPLEDPMSKLWRRGSTPGALEAPEPGEALELSLAGTHGHGVHKKKHKKHKKKHKKKHHQEEEAGPTQPSPAKPQLKLKIKLGGQVLGTKSVPTFTVIPEGPRSPSPLMVVDNEEEPMEGVPLEQYRAWLDEDSNLSPSPLRDLSGGLGGQEEEEEQRWLDALEKGELDDNGDLKKEINERLLTARQRALLQKARSQPSPMMPLPVAGGCPAPALTEEMLLKREERARKRRLQAARRAEEHKNQTIERLTKTAAPSGRGGRGAARGERRGGRAAAPAPMVRYSSGAQGSTLSFPPGVPAPAAVSQRPAPTGPPPRCSVPGCPHPRRYACSRTGQALCSLQCYRINLQMRLGGPEGPGSPLLAT, from the exons ATGTCTGCATGTTTCCCGACCATTTCCAGACTCTTTCCCTTAGAGGACCCCATGAGTAAGCTGTGGCGGCGCGGGAGCaccccaggggctctggaggcccCTGAGCCAG GGGAAGCGCTGGAGTTGAGCTTAGCGGGTACCCATGGCCACGGAGTGCACAAGAAAAAGCACAAGAAGCACAAGAAAAAGCACAAGAAGAAACACCATCAGGAAGAGGAGGCCGGGCCTACACAGCCATCTCCTGCCAAGCCCCAGCTCAAACTCAAAATCAAGCTGGGCGGGCAGGTCCTAGGCACCAAGAG TGTGCCTACTTTCACTGTGATCCCTGAGGGTCCTCGCTCACCCTCTCCCCTCATGGTTGTGGATAATGAAGAGGAACCTATGGAAGGAGTCCCCTTGGAGCAATACCGAGCCTGGCTGG ATGAAGACAGTAATCTGTCTCCCTCCCCACTTCGGGACCTGTCAGGGGGACTAGGgggccaggaggaagaggaggaacagagGTGGCTGGATGCCCTGGAGAAGGGGGAACTGGATGATAATGGAGACCTCAAGAAGGAGATCAATGAGCGGTTGCTCACAGCTCGACAA CGAGCTCTTCTCCAGAAGGCGCGGAGTCAGCCTTCCCCGATGATGCCGCTGCCTGTCGCAGGGGGCTGCCCGGCCCCTGCCCTCACCGAGGAGATGTTGCTAAAGCGCGAGGAGCGGGCGCGCAAGCGGCGACTGCAGGCAGCGCGGCGAGCGGAAGAGCACAAGAACCAGACAATCGAGCGCCTCACCAAGACTGCGGCTCCCAGCGGGCGGGGAGGTCGGGGGGCCGCGCGGGGCGAGCGGCGGGGAGGGCGGGCGGCAGCCCCGGCCCCCATGGTGCGCTACAGCAGCGGGGCACAGGGTTCCACTCTGTCCTTCCCACCTGGTGTCCCCGCCCCCGCGGCTGTGTCTCAGCGTCCAGCTCCAACAGGCCCCCCTCCGCGCTGCTCTGTCCCGGGCTGCCCTCACCCGCGCCGGTACGCCTGTTCCCGCACGGGCCAGGCGCTCTGCAGCCTTCAGTGTTACCGCATCAACCT